The genomic interval CGCGTCGTGCATGCTGCGGTCGGCGCCTTCTCGGAATTCCTGTCGCGCAAGGATGCGCTCGCGGCGCTCGCCTTCGTCGTGCTGTTCAAGTTCACCGATGCGTTTTCGGGCACCATGACCGCGCCGTTCGTGATCGACCTCGGCTTCACCCGCAACGACTATGCGGCGATCGTCAAAGGAGTTGGCCTTGCCGCAACGCTGATCGGCGGCTTTGCCGGCGGCTTCGTCGCGCGGCGCTATCCGCTCGCAGCATCCTTGTGGATCGGCGGCGTGGTGCAGGCACTGGCCAATCTCACCTTCTCCTGGCTCGCGGTGGTCGGCACCAATCAATGGGCGCTGGCGCTCGCCATCTGCGCCGAGAATTTTACAAGCGCGATCGGCACCGTGATCTTCGTCGCCTATCTCTCGGCGCTGTGCCAGAACCCGCTGCACACGGCGACGCAATATGCGCTGCTCACCGCGCTCGCCGCGGTCGGGCGGACCTATCTGTCGTCAGGCGCGGGCTTTGTCGCGAAGAGTGTGGGCTGGCCGATGTTCTTCGTGATCTGCGTGCTAGTCGCGATTCCCAGCCTGATGCTGCTCACCTGGCTTCAGAAGCGCGGGCATTTTGAGCAGTTGGGGCCGGTGCGGGTTTAGCTACTTCCCCACTATCGCCCATTCGGGCACTGCAACATCGCCGATGTGCCAGGCGGTCTGCGAGCAGAACAGCGCGGTCGCCTGCACCGAGACGGTCTTCCCGAGTAGCGGCTTGAGCTGCTTGTGCGCCGCATCACTCATCGTGAAGAGGTGGAAGGTGGTGACGCCCTTGCCGGCCTCGCAAAAGTCGTCGTCCGCCGGCATCAGCCGCGGCGCACTGACGATCTGGTAGGCCTCGATCCTGGTGCCGTTGGGGTGGCGGGTGCGCACCATGCGCAAGGTGCCGGTCAGCGTGTCGCCGTTCTTGATCGGCGCCTGCGCCTCGGCCGCGCTACCCGGCGCAAGCAAGGCAAGCGCGATACAGGCGAGGCGCGACAGCGGCGACATGGAAAACTCCTATTGCTTCTTCACCAAGCTCCACTTGGTGATCACGGCTTCACTCATCTGGCCGGGATCGCTGGCGCAGGCGACCTCGTCGACCTTCACCGAAATCTCCTTGCCGACGAACGACTTCAGTTGCGCGGCCTGGGCGTCGCTGGAGGTGACGAGCTGGAACGTTTCGGGGCCGGTTTCCAGATTGCAGAGCCCGCTCGGCGCCGGCAGGCGGCGCGGCTCAGACGTGATCTGGTAGGTCGCGACGTGTTTGCCGTTCTTGCCGCCGCGGACCTTCATCGCGTTGAGCTCGCCGGAGAGCACGTCGCCGGTGTTGATCGGCTTGCCAGGTTTGGACGGCGGCACGTCGCCCTGCTGCGCGGATACGGCAGGCGTCACCAGCGTCATCATCGTGGCAACCACAGCGAGCCGCTTGCCGAATCGTCGTTTCGTCATGTCGTCCGTTTCCGTCGTTGGGATGGCTAGAACAGAGTCCGCTGCCGCATCGCAGCCGATAGCGTACCTTCGTCGAGATAATCAAGTTCGCCGCCGACAGGCACGCCGTGCGCGAGCCGGGTGACCTTCACATTGGCGTCCTGCAAGAGGTCGGTGATGTAATGCGCCGTGGTCTGACCGTCCACCGTCGCGTTCAGCGCCAGGATGATCTCGTGGACTTCGGCGTTATGTGCCCGGGCAACCAGCGCATCGATCGTGAGATCCTGCGGGCCGACGCCGTCGAGCGGCGACAATGTCGCGCCAAGCACATGGTAGCGGCCTTGCGTCGCGTTGGCCCGTTCCAGCGCCCAGAGATCGGCGACGTCGGCAACGACGACGATGATGGCTGGATCGCGCCGCGGATCGGTGCAGACCGTGCAGGGATTTTGGGTGTCGATGTTGCCGCAGGTCTTGCAGACCTGGACCTTGTCGAGCGCGACCTGAAGCGCTGCAGATAGCGGCATCATCAGCGCCTCGCGCTTCTTGATCAGATGCAGCGCGGCGCGCCGCGCCGAGCGCGGGCCCAAACCGGGCAAGCGCGCCAGAAGCTGGATCAGGCGCTCGATTTCGGGTCCGGCAACGGCGGGCATGATGTCAGCCGAGCAATCCCGGCGGCAGGCCGAGGCCGCCGGTGAGCGACTGCATCTTCTCCTGCATCGCAAGCTCCGCCTTGCGCCGCGCGTCGGCGAGCGCGGTGACCAGAAGATCCTCCAGCACCTCGCGCTCCTCCGCCTTCATCAGCGACGGATCGATCTTGATGCCCTTCACGTCCATCTTCGCGGTCATGCGCACCGCGACCAGGCCGCCGCCGGAGATGCCCTCGACCTCGAGATTGCCGAGCTCTTCCTGCATCGCCTGCATCTTGGATTGAAGCTGCTGGGCCTGCTTCATCATGCCGAGAAAATCAGCCATCGGTCCTGTCCTTAGCTTGTTGTTTGAGCATGATCTTGGCGGAAAACCGCTTCACACTTTGCGCTGACGCGGTCCTTCGGATCCGGATCATGCTCTAGATTCTTGTTTTGACGCGTTTTCTTTACGCGAACCGGTGTCCACTTCGCTTGAAAACGCTCTAGAGATCATCGCCGTCGGAACCGTCGGGCGGATCGTCACTGCCGTAGTCGGCGTTAATATTGGTTTCAGGCGCCTCGGGGGCAAGCCTGCGGACCTCGACGACCTTGGCGCCGGGGAAGCGCGACAGCACCTCCTGTACGCGCGGATCGGCCTCGGCGCTCCGGGCATGCTCCTGCTTGGCGGCCTGGTTCACCGAGCGCAGCGTCGGCTGGCCCTGCTCGTTGGACACCACGACGGTCCAGCGGCGGCCGGTCCAGAGCTCGAGCTTGCGCGGCAGTTCCGTGATCAGCGACTTCGGCGCATTGGGCTCGAGCGCAACTTCCAGCCGCCCATCCTCGAACCGCACCAGGCGCATGTCGCCTTCGAGCGCGGCCTTGGTCATGACGTCGCGCTTCTGGCCGGCGAGCGCGACGAGCTGCGTAAAGCTCGTGATGCGCAGCGCGGGTGCAGAAGCAGCCTGCGGCGCCGGCGGCGCAGCCATTTGCGGACGCGCACCGCCGCCGAACGATGGCGGCGACGAGGTCGGCGCGCGGACGGGTGCCGCCGAAGCGACAGGCGCGGTCGGCGCGCTGCGCGCTGCGTTGGCGCCGCTCACCACCGGCGAGGCGCCGCCATTCTGCTCCAGCATCTTGATCGCTTCGTCCGGCGTCGGCAGGTCCGCGACATAGGCGATGCGGACCAGAACCATCTCGGCCGCGGCCGCCGGCCGCGTTGCAGCCTGCACCTCGGTGATGCCCTTGAGCAGCATCTGCCACATCCGCGACAGCACGCGCATCGAGATCTTTGACGCAAAGTCGCGCGCGCGCAGCCGCTCGGTCTCGCCATAGGCGACGTTGTCGGCGGTCGCAGGCACGATCTTGACGCGGGTGACGAAGTTGACGAATTCGGCGAGGTCAGAGAGCACGACGATCGGATCGGCGCCGGTGTCGTACTGGTCGCGGAACTCCCTAAAGGCGGAGGCGATGTCGCCACGTACGAGCGAATCGAAGAGGTCGATGACGCGGGTGCGGTCGGCGAGGCCCAGCATCTGCCTGACGGCGTCGGCCTTTACGCTGCCCGCCGCATGCGCGATCGCCTGGTCGAGCAGCGACAGCGAGTCGCGCACAGAACCTTCCGCGGCGCGCGCGATGATCCCGAGCGCCTCCGGCTCGATCTCGACGCTTTCCCTGGTCGCGATATTGGCGAGGTGCTTCATCAGCACGTCGGCCTCGACGCGGCGCAGGTCGAAGCGCTGGCAGCGCGACAGCACCGTGACCGGAACCTTCCGGATCTCGGTCGTCGCGAACACGAATTTGGCGTGCTCCGGCGGTTCCTCCAGCGTCTTCAGGAAGGCGTTGAACGCCGCTGTCGACAGCATGTGGACTTCGTCGATGATGTAGACCTTGTAGCGGGCACTCGCCGGTGCGTAGCGCACGCTGTCATTGATCTGGCGGACGTCGTCGACGCCGGTGTGGGACGCCGCGTCCATCTCCAGCACGTCCATGTGCCGGCTTTCCATGATCGCCTGGCAATGCACGCCCAGCGTCGGCATGTGGATGGTCGGACCCTTCACCGAACCGTCCGGCATCTCGTAGTTGAGCGCGCGCGCCAGAATGCGCGCAGTGGTGGTCTTGCCGACGCCGCGGACGCCGGTGAGGATCCAGGCCTGCGGAATGCGGCCGGTTTCGAACGCGTTGGAGACGGTGCGGACCACGGCCTCCTGGCCGATCAGATCGTCGAAGGAGGACGGGCGGTACTTTCGCGCCAGCACCCGATACGGGGTGCCCGGCTGGGCGCCGCTGGGGTCATCAGGATTCGTGGGGCCGCCAGCGTCGGTCATCGATCGATCCGCAATGAAATGTCTCTCGGCCGGCTTTTGCGGAAAGGAGCGTGCGCTGGCGGTTGTCCCGCCGGCGCTATCCGCTCGAAAAACAGGTAGGAGACTGACGAGCGACCCGATCCGGACCTCGTTAGGGCTGCTTCCTTCCGGACCTGACCCGGTTGGCGAGTGGCTCGTCCACCGCCAATCTCCCGGTCCCTATTTGGGGCCAAAAGGGCCGGAAAGCAAGCGGGTATCGGCCCGGATATGCTTGCCCAGCATCCGGGCAAACCCCGGCGCAAGATCTAGTCCTTGGCGCCAAGAGGCTGTGCTTTCACTGATGGGGCCGCCTTGGTAATAACCCTCCTGGAACTCCACCCAACCAGAAAAGCGATCATTCAAATGGTTACACGTCGTGATGTTGCATCGATTGTCGGGCTGGGCGCACTCGGCGCCGCGGTCACGACAGGCGCGCTCGTTTCCCCGGCTGCGGCTCAGACGGCGGCCGATCCCAACGAAACGACCTTTGCCCGCATCCGCCGCACCAAGAAGATGCGGATCGGCGCGGTCGGCGGCGGCGCCCCCTACTACATGAAGGATCTTTCGACCGGGCAGTGGAAGGGCTTTTACATCGACATCGCCAAGGCGCTGGCCGACGACATGGAAGCCGAGCTCGAGATCACCGAGACCACCTGGGGCAATTCGGTGCTGGACCTGCAGTCCAACAAGATCGACATCTTCTTCGGCCTCAACCCGACCCCGAAGCGCGCGCTGGTGATCGATTTCTCGGTGCCGGTCTTCAACAACGCCTTCGGCATTCTCTGCAAGAAGGATTTCAAGCCGAAGAGCTGGGCGGAGCTGAACTCGCCCGACATCAAGATCGCCGTGGACCAGGGGTCCTCGCACGACCAGGTGGTCAGCCGCCTGACGCCGAAGGCCCAGATCACGCGGCTGAAGACCGCCGACGATGCCACCGCCGCGCTGCAGACCGGCCGCGTCGATGCGCAGTGTCTCATCACCATGCTGTCGCTGACCGTGCTGAAGAAGAATCCCTCGCTCGGCCAGTTCGTGCTGCCGACGCCGATCTTCGCAACCACCTCGAACGCCGGCTTCCGGCGCGAGACCGACAAGACCTGGCGCGACTACGTCAACACCTGGATCGACTTCAACAAAGGCCTCGGCTTCATCCGCAACGCAATCATCACGAACATGGAGCTGGTGGGCGTGACCGAGGCGGACATCCCGCCGGGCGTTTCGCTGTAGGCCTTCCACCGTCATTCCGGAGCGCCCGAAGGGCGAACCCGGAATCTCGCGCCACAACTTCTGGATTCCGGGTTCGCGACTTCGTCGCGCCCCGGAATGACGGTGTAAGCCGCCAGGACGCACGACGAGTAACGCACGCATGTATCAGTGGGACTTTGGCATCCTCTGGAGCTATCGCTGGCTCTTCCTGAACGGGCTCGGGGTCACCGTCGGCTTCACCGTGGTCATCGTGGTGTGCGGGCTCGTCTGCGGCCTCATTGCCGCCTTCGGCAGCCTCTCCCGCTTCACCGCGGTGCGCACGCTCGCGCTTGTCTTCATCGAGGCGTTCCGCTGCACGCCGATCCTGGTGCAGCTCATCTGGTTCTACTACGCACTGCCGATCCTGGCGGGCGTCGAGATGACGCCGATCACGGCCTCGGCTTTGGCGTTGTCGCTATATGGCGGCTCGTTCTATTCGGAAATCATCCGCGGCGGCATCGTCTCGATCGACAAGGGTCAGTCCGAGGCCGGCGCCGCGCTCGGCATGACGCCGGGCCAGAGCATGCGGCGCATCGTGCTGCCGCAGGCGATCAAGCGCATGATCCCGGCGCTGATGAACCAGTCGATCATCCAGTTCAAGAACACCTCGCTGGTCTCGGTGCTCGCGGTGCCTGATCTGGTCTATCAGAGCCAAGTCGCGGCCCATGACAGCTACCGTCCCCTGGAAACCTACACCGCCGTGGCGGTCGCCTATGCGGCGATCCTCATTCCCCTGACCATCCTCGTCCGCCGCGGCGAGAAGCGCATGGCGGTCAGCGAATGAGCGACACGCCGAAGATCGAGGTTTTGTCGCTGCGCAAGAGCTTTGGCAGCAACGAGGTTTTGAAGAACATCAGCCTCGACGTCGCCAAGGGCGGCGTGGTGGCGCTGATCGGGCCGTCGGGCTCGGGCAAATCGACGCTGCTCCGCTGCATCAACCTGCTCGTCGTTCCCGACGGCGGCAGCGTCCGCGTCGGCGACACCAAGTTCGAGTTCGGCACTGGGGCAAGACTGCCGGACGTGAAGACGCTCGCGCGCTTTCGCGCCACCACAGGCATGGTGTTCCAGCACTTCAACCTGTTTCCGCACATGACGACGCTCGGCAATGTGATGGAGGGGCCGGTCACGGTGCGCCGCATGCCGAAGGCTGATGCCGAAAAACTGGCGCGGGAGCAGCTTGCAAAAGTCGGGCTCGCCGAGAAGGCGGATCAATATCCGGCGACGCTCTCGGGCGGCCAGAAGCAGCGCGTCGCGATCGCGCGCGCGCTCGCCATGGAGCCCGACG from Bradyrhizobium arachidis carries:
- the recR gene encoding recombination mediator RecR, whose protein sequence is MPAVAGPEIERLIQLLARLPGLGPRSARRAALHLIKKREALMMPLSAALQVALDKVQVCKTCGNIDTQNPCTVCTDPRRDPAIIVVVADVADLWALERANATQGRYHVLGATLSPLDGVGPQDLTIDALVARAHNAEVHEIILALNATVDGQTTAHYITDLLQDANVKVTRLAHGVPVGGELDYLDEGTLSAAMRQRTLF
- a CDS encoding YbaB/EbfC family nucleoid-associated protein — its product is MADFLGMMKQAQQLQSKMQAMQEELGNLEVEGISGGGLVAVRMTAKMDVKGIKIDPSLMKAEEREVLEDLLVTALADARRKAELAMQEKMQSLTGGLGLPPGLLG
- a CDS encoding DNA polymerase III subunit gamma/tau → MTDAGGPTNPDDPSGAQPGTPYRVLARKYRPSSFDDLIGQEAVVRTVSNAFETGRIPQAWILTGVRGVGKTTTARILARALNYEMPDGSVKGPTIHMPTLGVHCQAIMESRHMDVLEMDAASHTGVDDVRQINDSVRYAPASARYKVYIIDEVHMLSTAAFNAFLKTLEEPPEHAKFVFATTEIRKVPVTVLSRCQRFDLRRVEADVLMKHLANIATRESVEIEPEALGIIARAAEGSVRDSLSLLDQAIAHAAGSVKADAVRQMLGLADRTRVIDLFDSLVRGDIASAFREFRDQYDTGADPIVVLSDLAEFVNFVTRVKIVPATADNVAYGETERLRARDFASKISMRVLSRMWQMLLKGITEVQAATRPAAAAEMVLVRIAYVADLPTPDEAIKMLEQNGGASPVVSGANAARSAPTAPVASAAPVRAPTSSPPSFGGGARPQMAAPPAPQAASAPALRITSFTQLVALAGQKRDVMTKAALEGDMRLVRFEDGRLEVALEPNAPKSLITELPRKLELWTGRRWTVVVSNEQGQPTLRSVNQAAKQEHARSAEADPRVQEVLSRFPGAKVVEVRRLAPEAPETNINADYGSDDPPDGSDGDDL
- a CDS encoding transporter substrate-binding domain-containing protein; this translates as MVTRRDVASIVGLGALGAAVTTGALVSPAAAQTAADPNETTFARIRRTKKMRIGAVGGGAPYYMKDLSTGQWKGFYIDIAKALADDMEAELEITETTWGNSVLDLQSNKIDIFFGLNPTPKRALVIDFSVPVFNNAFGILCKKDFKPKSWAELNSPDIKIAVDQGSSHDQVVSRLTPKAQITRLKTADDATAALQTGRVDAQCLITMLSLTVLKKNPSLGQFVLPTPIFATTSNAGFRRETDKTWRDYVNTWIDFNKGLGFIRNAIITNMELVGVTEADIPPGVSL
- a CDS encoding amino acid ABC transporter permease — translated: MYQWDFGILWSYRWLFLNGLGVTVGFTVVIVVCGLVCGLIAAFGSLSRFTAVRTLALVFIEAFRCTPILVQLIWFYYALPILAGVEMTPITASALALSLYGGSFYSEIIRGGIVSIDKGQSEAGAALGMTPGQSMRRIVLPQAIKRMIPALMNQSIIQFKNTSLVSVLAVPDLVYQSQVAAHDSYRPLETYTAVAVAYAAILIPLTILVRRGEKRMAVSE
- a CDS encoding amino acid ABC transporter ATP-binding protein, producing the protein MSDTPKIEVLSLRKSFGSNEVLKNISLDVAKGGVVALIGPSGSGKSTLLRCINLLVVPDGGSVRVGDTKFEFGTGARLPDVKTLARFRATTGMVFQHFNLFPHMTTLGNVMEGPVTVRRMPKADAEKLAREQLAKVGLAEKADQYPATLSGGQKQRVAIARALAMEPDVMLFDEATSALDPELVGEVLNVIQQLAAEGMTMVIVTHEIAFAREVADRVVFMRDGVVVEEGPARQVIDNPREAATQAFLSHFHRTGALPPATATP